From the genome of Plasmodium malariae genome assembly, chromosome: 9, one region includes:
- the PmUG01_09054600 gene encoding conserved protein, unknown function, which yields MYVQHISLISNSNTFLQQKKRKFVTINNSLIKYFMKNTLCYNIRFNERHQFRQLSNFFHFKENRKNMYSFYTSDRKNMFMEKRKYHTTPKCHLQTQIITSVVKNKKQNFCLIKRKKRKVHSNYFKYGINISKEKINGVYLYQLLKFLQCNKIELRKFIKSNKIKIYHVYLYNKLNSLNSIERKKYSNIYSFHSKVVKCNEDNNEKGKIPNCGNGLVIAVKEQTQVSAASNEPTRLNDAAKGWKHQSFDQTDEQKKIYGSSKSHYTVLQNSKRYENSQVKSDPSSKLEKKKEKSSYISEADNIIQQKVLEESLKNMYTIDNANNVNSSKKYDQNVFKRVEYNSKDFEKQIDEKSHEKGEMNIKKHDLILVALSGCIPFICFGFVDNSFMIISGDLFDSTFCIFLGFSTMAAAGLGNLTSDVLGIFIGGYIEKIIAYVGFPRINLTNKQLKMNRTRRYYYIGSAIGIAIGCLLGMIPLLFIDSNKLEEKKNRRKKKNTSKFPNIDKTIFNFVSSKLPSYINSNYAFLFILDKANNNFYSYIDNQLVHFPLSDGIIGEVYKSKKTINYESGSLLKNFIHLNMPINNQEQNQKFENDDHQKNATSLKINKNANLFFEKKRINVHQIMAAPVFSLNETIIGVVVVINATNKISFNDKDANFLNMFCSHISQEIEDQKGLDVSLKLCKKTVYD from the exons ATGTATGTTCAGCATATTTCTCTTATATCTAATAGTAACACTTTtttacaacaaaaaaaaagaaaatttgttACTATAAATAATTCACTCATAAAATActttatgaaaaatacttTGTGTTACAACATTCGTTTTAATGAACGTCATCAGTTTCGTCaattaagtaatttttttcattttaaagaaaatagaaaaaatatgtacagcTTTTATACCTCggatagaaaaaatatgtttatggAGAAACGAAAATATCATACAACTCCTAAGTGCCATTTACAAACTCAGATAATAACAAGTgtagttaaaaataaaaaacagaatttttgtttaattaaaagaaaaaaaaggaaagtaCATAGTAATTATTTCAAATACGGGATAAACATAAGTAAAGAAAAGATAAACGGTGTATATTTATACCaattacttaaatttttacaatgtAACAAAATTGAActaagaaaatttattaaaagtaacaaaataaaaatttatcatgtttatttatataacaaacTTAACAGTCTCAATAGTATAGAACgcaaaaaatattctaatatttattcttttcacTCGAAAGTTGTAAAATGTAATGAAGATAACAACGAAAAGGGGAAAATTCCGAACTGCGGAAATGGGTTAGTTATAGCTGTGAAGGAACAAACACAAGTGAGTGCTGCATCGAATGAACCAACACGACTGAATGACGCAGCGAAGGGATGGAAACATCAATCGTTCGACCAAACAGatgagcaaaaaaaaatctacGGAAGTAGCAAATCACATTACACTGTTCTGCAAAACTCCAAACGATATGAAAATAGTCAGGTAAAAAGTGACCCAAGTTCCAagttggaaaaaaaaaaagaaaaaagtagtTACATTAGCGAAGCAGACAATATTATACAACAAAAAGTTTTAGAAGAATcattgaaaaatatgtataccaTCGATAATGCTAATAACGTCAACTCAAGTAAAAAATACGAtcaaaatgtatttaaaagGGTGGAGTACAATTCTAAAGATTTTGAGAAACAGATTGATGAAAAGAGCCATGAAAAAGgagaaatgaatataaaaaaacatgacCTAATATTAGTAGCACTCTCTGGATGTATTCCTTTTATATGTTTCGGTTTTGTTGACAATTCATTTATGATAATATCAGGTGATTTGTTCGATTCAAcgttttgtatttttttggGCTTTAGTACTATGGCCGCGGCGGGTTTAGGAAATTTAACTAGTGATGTTTTAGGTATATTTATTGGAggatatattgaaaaaataattgctTATGTAGGGTTTCCTCGAATTAATCTAACAAATAAgcaattaaaaatgaacagAACTCGaagatattattatataggtAGTGCTATAGGAATCGCTATTGGTTGTTTACTTGGTATGAtacctttattatttatagataGTAACaaattagaagaaaaaaaaaatagaagaaaaaaaaaaaatactagtAAATTCCCGAATATtgataaaacaatttttaattttgtgtcAAGCAAATTACCtagttatataaattcaaattatgcatttttatttatccttGATAAGGCcaacaataatttttattcatatattgaCAATCAATTAGTTCATTTTCCACTTAGCGATGGTATTATTGGAGAAGTatacaaaagtaaaaaaactATTAACTATGAAAGTGGTAGTCTTTTGAAAAACTTTATCCATTTGAATATGCCTATAAATAATCAAGAGCAAAACCAAAAATTCGAAAATGATGATCATCAAAAGAATGCAACTTCcttgaaaattaataaaaatgcaaacttatttttcgaaaaaaagagaatcaATGTTCACCAGATTATGGCGGCCCCTGTCTTCAGTCTAAAC GAAACCATAATCGGTGTTGTCGTAGTAATAAATGCGACgaataaaatttctttcaATGATAAAGATGCTAACTTTTTGAACATGTTCTGCTCGCACATCTCGCAGGAGATAGAAGACCAAAAAGGCCTTGATGTGTCATTGaa gttatgcaaaaaaacagtatatgactaa
- the DYN1 gene encoding dynamin-like protein, putative has translation MESSMYNNLRKLINIIDELRDIGLQKYINLPRICVIGTQSSGKSSVLESIVGLDFLPRGEGIVTRRPIEFRLIHIKENNEPEHWAIFEDEKNKKFTDFNEVRDHINNLTDELAGTNKGIVDEPIVLNIYSTGCPDLSLIDLPGITRVPLKNSDQTDDIERLTREMAFRYVKDPRTIILAVLPANADMSTSDALQIARKVDPKGLRTIGVITKIDLMDKGADASKMLMNDEITLRLGYTGVVNRSIADIRSGKSITQSLKDEQEFFQKHPIYKKLSPNLYGINSLTDKLTKVLLRHIKNFLPDVKIEINDKIRSINDKLYELGTNVPLDATKKTQLLWSMITDYCEIFKNTLKGKYDKRLQVFIENNDIICGLKVRSIFNEFLDEYVGRNVTTELSDYDIDDAICLHEGDSLPGFPSPDTFEFLILPHLKKIYAPVFNCLDKVSQTLDILSQKIANRVLIRFPKLSEQVLDLSQAILMREKENTHNILENFIEAETNYLFTNDSSYLIEHGSIISSNEEDQNDNASGAGGANQDYSSNQQRYQNKRQQSNLSNSNQDINIINSNNNNNNNMQSKYYSNILSDQEYITGKATKYITNAQKSVMSMWNGKDKKKTRYNAQFIQEIRRRLDCYFNIVLRNVRDSVPKIIGYFLIRKLQEKMQFELYSDLNSEQKLYELLNEPPHVVKERENLNKQLEILKKANQVLLKDPNITSINIDLFDANYEQDLIEFQKSLKNSNIQSTPQNYKQNVSSSRTNIQNVSMNDSSVISKRNQMPMQNRNNSPSSVNSNIMKQSSTINQKMGNSSYMQQGHMNDSKGKHLFEKEPMKKKVQYNPLLD, from the exons ATGGAATCATCCATGTATAACAATTTGCGTAAACTGATAAACATCATTGACGAGTTAAGAGATATAGGTTtgcagaaatatataaacttacCACGTATATGTGTAATAGGTACACAGAGTAGTGGAAAAAGTAGTGTTTTAGAATCAATTGTAGGTTTGGATTTCTTACCTAGGGGGGAAGGAATAGTTACAAGGAGGCCTATAGAATTTCGATTGatacatataaaagaaaataatgagCCAGAGCATTGGGCTATATTTGAAGacgaaaagaataaaaagttTACGGATTTTAATGAAGTTAGAgatcatataaataatttaactgATGAATTAGCAGGAACAAATAAAGGTATTGTAGATGAACCGAtagtattaaatatatattctaccGGTTGCCCGGATTTATCTTTAATAGATTTACCCGGAATTACTAGAGTGCCACTAAAGAATTCAGATCAGACAGATGATATAGAAAGGTTAACTAGAGAAATGGCTTTTAGATATGTAAAAGATCCAAGGACTATAATTTTGGCAGTGTTACCAGCAAATGCTGATATGTCTACAAGTGATGCTTTGCAAATAGCCAGAAAAGTGGATCCTAAGGGATTAAGAACAATCGGAGTAATTACTAAAATAGATTTGATGGATAAAGGTGCAGATGCAAGTAAGATGTTGATGAATGATGAAATCACATTACGATTAGGTTATACAGGTGTCGTAAATAGATCAATAGCTGATATTAGGAGTGGGAAAAGTATAACTCAATCCTTAAAAGATGAACAagaattttttcaaaaacatccaatatataaaaaattatctcCAAATCTGTATGGTATTAATTCACTTACAGATAAATTAACAAAAGTGCTACTAagacatattaaaaattttttacctGACGTCAAAATAGAAATTAATGACAAAATTAGATCAATAAATGATAAACTATATGAATTAGGTACTAATGTACCACTTGATGCAACTAAAAAAACTCAACTTCTATGGTCTATGATAACAGATTATtgtgaaatttttaaaaatacattgaaaggaaaatatgataaaagaTTACAAGTCTTTATTGAAAACAACGATATCATATGTGGACTTAAAGTTAGAAGTATATTTAACGAATTTTTAGATGAATATGTAGGTAGAAATGTAACAACTGAACTGAGCGACTACGATATTGATGATGCTATTTGTCTACATGAAGGAGATAGCTTACCTGGCTTCCCATCCCCAGATACGTTTgagtttttaatattaccacatttaaaaaaaatatatgcccctgtttttaattgtttagATAAAGTTAGTCAAACGCTTGATATTTTATCTCAAAAAATAGCTAACCGTGTTCTCATTAGATTTCCAAAATTATCTGAGCAAGTATTAGACTTATCTCAAGCAATTCTAATGagggaaaaggaaaatacaCACAACATTTTAGAGAACTTTATTGAAGCCGAAACAAACTATTTATTTACTAATGATTCGTCGTATTTAATTGAACATGGTAGTATTATTAGTTCAAATGAGGAAGATCAGAATGATAATGCTAGTGGTGCTGGAGGAGCAAACCAGGATTATAGCAGCAACCAACAGAGATATCAGAATAAAAGACAACAATCCAATTTGTCCAATTCAAATCaagatattaatattattaatagtaataacaataataataacaatatgcAGAGTAAATActattcaaatattttgaGTGACCAAGAATATATTACAGGGAAAGCAACGAAATATATTACCAATGCACAGAAATCAGTTATGAGTATGTGGAATggaaaggataaaaaaaaaactagaTATAATGCTCAGTTTATTCAAGAAATTAGACGTAGGTTAGattgttattttaatatagtcCTTAGAAATGTTAGAGATAGTGTACCTAAAATTATAggttattttttaataagaaaattgcAAGAGAAAATGCAATTTGAATTATACTCAGATTTAAATAGTGAGCAAAAACTTTACGAGTTATTAAATGAACCCCCACATGTAGtaaaagaaagagaaaatctaaataaacaattagaaattttgaaaaaagcaAACCAAGTTCTCTTAAAAGATCCAAATATCACTTCAATTAATATAGATTTATTTGATGCAAATTATGAACAAGATCTAATTGAGTTTCAGAAGAGCTTAAAAAATAGCAACATACAAAGTACCCCTCAAAACTATAAGCAGAATGTGAGTTCCTCTCGAACCAACATTCAAAATGTGAGTATGAATGACAGCTCCGTCATcag CAAACGGAACCAAATGCCAATGCAAAACCGAAACAACTCCCCCAGTTCGGTAAACTCAAACATCATGAAACAATCAAGTACCATAAATCAGAAAATGGGAAATTCTTCTTATATGCAACAAGGTCACATGAACG ATTCAAAAGGAAAGCATTTATTTGAAAAGGAGCCCatgaagaaaaaa gTTCAGTACAACCCCTTGTTGGATTAA
- the ABCB3 gene encoding ABC transporter B family member 3, putative, producing MLELKIPQLKMPQLKMPKLKMPKLKMPKLKTIFFLFVFSFYFFFSFSILNKSLYVRSRILVKNVTKYGNACKKKKKLSDLSCIKNVLRRKEMMNKYSPYTTCKDKMDGLVSVKKSRGLVLYHTNTLVQNLNFVVNIYRGKRKEFTMDVKNKCNSMLISNGVKCGTWIKPVPRRIYYRLFSEHEGYRSNITGKDTKVVELDKQYCRLFFQKIYSRVKEGINRVRVYMKEDNMMNFLWVCKNVLWKRSIFFLTIFVMIHSAVISIVIPRFDNLIFNDLTNRKFDDFFFSLCNCILARVVNMCLCGLRNYIFMITSSDCLKKVKRILFDIYLNKEYEYYDKVDYNTVINKVTVESHDFSDIIPYYINPFIRNFFSIILNFIYIFYLNKKLSMVIAGCFFFSSLLTLMSSKMKKKRIKKINREKINNARISLESLNNMNIIKLFSTELHEYNKYSTSLNTILNLQIKKERFNLLHMILNKLFVTITYVLILLNGNYLLSSKQMDKKIFTSFFFYINNIYSYIDILDYYIDICDIVHQYHYVIKLIKMYAVQNEGLPFGKSNNADSILYDNENNNMPSKMGQANHIATYHSTDNNTSEDVLVCKTSRNEEKSKKYDSLIINRKKSALLFECVDYQDNDVVLNFKNVFFKYNSNPDNYILKNVNMKIYKNSNNVIIGKSGEGKSTLLKIILNLYKCTKGKIYLYNKLLNNYSSREIFDKITYVEQHSKLLKGTIKENLTYGIIDSNQFDMLDLINISKCCTTHEFICRLRKRYETVISNKTELLTSSQKQKICIARALSKYPKILLLDESTSAVDTENERAIFENIKRNPTFKNLTIIRITHKKANLDLSDNIFLLKDGYITRQRRVLSYK from the exons ATGCTAGAATTGAAAATACCACAACTGAAAATGCCACAACTGAAAATGCCAAAACTGAAAATGCCAAAACTGAAAATGCCAAAACTGAAaactatatttttcctttttgtcttttccttttactttttcttttccttttccataTTGAACAAGAGTCTTTATGTGAGAAGCCGAATTTTAGTTAAGAATGTAACAAAGTATGGCAATGCTtgtaagaaaaagaaaaaactttCTGATTTGAGTTGTatcaaaaatgtattaagACGAAAGGAAATGATGAACAAATATTCTCCATATACAACATGTAAGGATAAAATGGATGGTTTAGTTAGTGTTAAGAAAAGTAGAGGATTGGTTTTGTATCATACAAATACACTTgttcaaaatttaaattttgttgttaatatatatagggGTAAGCGTAAGGAGTTCACAATggatgtaaaaaataaatgtaattccATGTTAATTAGTAATGGGGTAAAATGCGGGACATGGATAAAGCCAGTTCCTCGTCGTATTTATTATAGGTTGTTTAGTGAACATGAGGGGTACAGAAGTAATATTACGGGAAAAGATACTAAAGTAGTTGAATTGGATAAGCAGTATTGtcgtttattttttcaaaagatATATAGTAGAGTGAAAGAAGGTATAAATAGGGTAAGAGTGTACATGAAAGAAGACAATATGATGAACTTTCTATGGGTATGTAAAAACGTATTATGGAAGAgaagtatttttttcttaacaatTTTTGTTATGATACATAGTGCTGTTATCAGTATAGTTATTCCAAGATttgataatttaatttttaacgaTTTAACAAATAGAAAATTcgatgatttttttttttcattatgtaATTGTATTTTAGCACGTGTTGTTAATATGTGTTTATGTGGActaagaaattatatatttatgattacTAGTTCAGATTGTTtgaaaaaagtgaaaagaattttatttgatatatatttaaataaagagTATGAATATTATGATAAGGTTGATTATAACACAGTTATAAATAAAGTAACAGTAGAGTCTCATGACTTTTCAGATATCATAccttattatataaatccatttataagaaattttttttctattattctaaattttatttatattttttatttaaataagaaattgtCGATGGTTATTGCTggttgcttttttttttcttctctccTGACTTTAATGTcatcaaaaatgaaaaagaaaagaataaaaaaaattaacagaGAGAAGATCAATAATGCTAGAATATCTTTAGAATCACTTAATAacatgaatattataaaattatttagcaCAGAACTGCATGAGTATAACAAATACTCAACTTCTTTGAatactattttaaatttacaaataaagaAGGAACGATTTAATTTACTTCATatgatattaaataaattgtttGTTACTATTACGTATGTGCTTATATTGTTAAATGGTAATTATCTATTGAGCAGTAAACAGATGGACAAAAAAATCTttacttccttttttttttatataaataacatatattcttatattgatatattagATTACTACATTGACATTTGTGATATAGTTCATCAGTATCATTACGTAATTAAATTAATCAAAATGTATGCAGTACAAAATGAAGGTTTACCATTTGGCAAGAGTAATAACGCAGATTCTATCTTATACGATAATGAAAACAACAATATGCCTTCAAAAATGGGACAAGCTAATCATATAGCTACATATCACAGTACTGATAATAACACTAGTGAAGATGTTTTAGTTTGTAAGACAAGTAGGAATGAagagaaaagtaaaaaatatgattctTTGAtcattaatagaaaaaaaagtgcaCTACTATTTGAGTGTGTAGATTATCAAGATAATGATGTAGTACTTAATTTTAAGAACgtgttttttaaatataacagCAACCCcgataattatattttaaaaaatgttaacatgaaaatttacaaaaattctaataatgtaataatagGTAAGAGCGGTGAAGGGAAGTCcactcttttaaaaataattttaaatttatacaaatgTACGAAGggaaaaatatacttatacaataaactattaaataattactcAAGTCGAGaaatatttgataaaattaCCTATGTTGAGCAGCACTCAAAGTTATTGAAAGGAACTATAAAAGAAAACCTTACTTATGGTATTATAGACAGTAATCAATTTGATATGTTAGACTTAATTAACATATCGAAATGTTGTACCACTCATGAGTTCATATGCAGATTAAGAAAGAGGTATGAGACCGTCATTTCTAACAAAACGGAGTTATTAACATCATCgcagaaacaaaaaatttgcatCGCCCGGGCGCTATCCAAGTATCCGAAG ATACTCCTGCTGGACGAGTCAACCTCAGCCGTGGACACGGAAAACGAAAGGgcaatttttgaaaatataaagagaaatcccacttttaaaaatttaacaatAATTCGCATAACTCACAAGAAGGCCAACTTGGACTTATCGGACAACATTTTCCTTCTGAAAG ATGGATACATAACTAGACAAAGGCGTGTTTTAAGTTATAAATAA
- the PmUG01_09054700 gene encoding bicoid-interacting protein BIN3, putative, whose translation MTCIFKNSENREIAKLKDLFEIKSIDAIYGDEIINKNCKNCRNRKNGKNKRICLHGNYPNYFYERYKKRTVCNKVIINRGDAKSWKEEEEYKNNERICYIIEQTNKKEKENIDDYRLTYVNNLIKDIFNGKDILDIGCNCGVTTFLLSLKYKCKRVNGIDIDYSIINKNVGLLKLFIEFVLIYNSQKHMIPFFLNHKNLFQIQKDIFLDLYFLYEHMKQVGELRNYKNELKDWGAVTVQTNEKVERKYEVIRTGVVKNAGKLCEKNEGKLSDKNLGFVNETSNTEDRANQYYFPFNIYFLCSNIFDEKFDKIECMYDIIICFSVLKWIQLNYGDDCLVLFFKLVHKMLKSGGYFILEYHKEIKYKIKSNEKKYYKHETKLNYDNFDDLVQGTCHNTHKMVLIEKTHFRENERKGDIQRKKKGSGMFNRTICIYRKV comes from the coding sequence ATGACctgcatttttaaaaatagtgaAAATAGAGAAATtgcaaaattaaaagatcTCTTTGAAATCAAGTCAATTGATGCAATTTATGGAGacgaaataataaataaaaattgcaaaaactgcagaaataggaaaaacgggaaaaataaaagaatttgcCTGCATGGCAATTACCCCAATTATTTTTACGaaagatacaaaaaaagaacagtATGTAATAAGGTGATAATAAATAGGGGAGACGCAAAATCATGGAAGGAGgaagaagaatataaaaataatgaacgGATTTGCTATATAATAGAGCAAACGAAtaagaaagagaaagaaaatattgaTGATTACAGATTGAcatatgttaataatttaattaaggATATATTCAATGGAAAAGATATTTTAGATATTGGTTGTAATTGTGGTGTTACTACCTTTTTGTTAAGTTTAAAATACAAGTGCAAAAGAGTAAATGGTATAGATATTGATTATTCCATAATTAATAAGAACGTGggtttattaaaattatttattgaatttgttttaatatataacagtCAAAAGCATATgataccattttttttaaatcataaaaatCTTTTTCAAATTCAGAAAGATATTTTTCTTGATCTgtactttttatatgaacatatgaaGCAAGTAGGAGAGCTAAGGAATTATAAAAACGAACTTAAAGATTGGGGTGCCGTGACAGTtcaaacaaatgaaaaagttGAAAGGAAGTATGAAGTCATAAGAACAGGAGTTGTAAAAAATGCAGGCAAATtatgtgaaaaaaatgagGGTAAATTATCTGATAAAAATTTGGGCTTTGTTAACGAAACGAGTAATACAGAGGATAGAGCAAACCAATACTATTTcccttttaatatatactttttgtGCTCTAACATTTTTGACGAAAAATTTGACAAAATAGAATGTATGTACgatataataatttgtttttctgtTTTGAAATGGATACAGTTAAATTATGGGGATGATTGTTTAGTTCTCTTTTTTAAGTTAGTCcataaaatgttaaaatcAGGAGGATATTTCATATTAGAATAtcataaagaaataaaatataaaataaaatcaaatgagaagaaatattataaacacGAAACGAAGctaaattatgataattttgaCGACCTTGTACAGGGAACATGTCACAATACACATAAAATGGTGCTTATTGAGAAAACACATTTTAGAGAGAATGAGAGGAAGGGAGATATTCAACGGAAAAAGAAAGGATCGGGCATGTTTAACAGAACTATTTGCATTTATCGAAAAGTGTAG